In Sorghum bicolor cultivar BTx623 chromosome 10, Sorghum_bicolor_NCBIv3, whole genome shotgun sequence, one genomic interval encodes:
- the LOC8065135 gene encoding AAA-ATPase At3g50940, producing MEMVLDWRSLGSLLATVVVFRTALRDFLPPEAEALLRRFIAWVAAAFRPPRDTILIDEADGPTGGANDLYDSAQLYLGARCLATAPTVRLHKPRQSPRPVASLPDSHTTHDTFRGVQVKWTSTARAVDRGSGGGGGGGYGNPYNMFGRGGHGGDQRGLELQFPRQHRDLIHHHYIPHLIDEATRMRLKSRERRLYTNRATGPGDDHHRLWTSHAFSHPSTFDTLALDPTLREEIRADLLRFAARRDHYARVGRAWKRGYLLHGPPGTGKTSLVAAIANLLEFDVYDLELTTVPTNSHLRRLLVSTTPKSVVVVEDIDCSLDLSDRNKKKKKGGLGAGGNGGADNDEDAAAQLAVMSMSPAAAAAMAVMGRESISLSGVLNFVDGLWSSCVGERLMVFTTNHPERLDRALLRPGRMDKKIELGYCTPPALRVLAKNYLGVGDEGCEDADEDPDTVNTLMAEAEGLLAPDEVQITPADIAEVFMGCDGAGAAAGLRKLVGELHRRRDAAAATAVVAPGEETPE from the coding sequence ATGGAGATGGTCCTGGACTGGCGCTCGCTGGGCTCCCTGCTAGCGACCGTCGTGGTGTTCCGCACGGCGCTGCGCGACTTCCTGCCGCCGGAGGCCGAGGCGCTGCTGCGTCGCTTCATCGCGTGGGTCGCCGCCGCGTTCCGCCCGCCCCGCGACACCATCCTCATCGACGAGGCGGACGGGCCAACGGGGGGCGCCAACGACCTCTACGACTCGGCGCAGCTCTACCTGGGCGCGCGCTGCCTCGCCACCGCGCCGACGGTCCGCCTCCACAAGCCGCGCCAGTCGCCGCGCCCCGTCGCGTCGCTCCCGGACTCGCACACCACCCACGACACCTTCCGCGGGGTCCAAGTCAAGTGGACCTCCACCGCGCGCGCCGTCGACCGCGGctccggcggcggaggcgggggTGGGTACGGTAACCCGTACAACATGTTCGgccgcggcggccatggcggcgaCCAGCGCGGCCTCGAGCTCCAGTTCCCGCGCCAGCACCGGGACCTCATCCACCACCACTACATCCCGCACCTCATCGACGAGGCCACCCGGATGCGGCTCAAGTCGCGGGAGCGACGGCTCTACACCAACCGCGCCACCGGGCCCGGCgacgaccaccaccgcctctgGACGTCGCACGCCTTCTCGCACCCGTCCACGTTCGACACGCTCGCGCTCGACCCGACGCTCCGCGAGGAGATCCGCGCCGACCTGCTGCGCTTCGCCGCGCGACGGGACCACTACGCGCGCGTCGGCCGAGCATGGAAGCGCGGGTACCTGCTCCACGGCCCGCCGGGCACGGGCAAGACcagcctcgtcgccgccatcgCCAACCTGCTCGAGTTCGACGTCTATGACCTGGAGCTCACCACGGTGCCCACCAACTCACACCTCCGCCGCCTGCTCGTCTCCACCACGCCCAagtccgtcgtcgtcgtcgaggacATCGACTGCTCCCTCGACCTCTCCGaccgcaacaagaagaaaaagaagggcGGTCTTGGCGCCGGGGGCAACGGCGGTGCCGACAACGACGAAGACGCCGCGGCGCAGCTCGCCGTCATGTCGATgtcgccggccgccgccgcggccatggCCGTAATGGGGCGGGAATCCATAAGCCTCTCCGGGGTGCTCAACTTCGTGGACGGCCTCTGGTCGTCCTGCGTCGGCGAGCGCCTGATGGTGTTCACGACCAACCACCCGGAGCGCCTGGACCGGGCGCTGCTCCGCCCGGGCCGCATGGACAAAAAGATTGAGCTCGGCTACTGCACGCCACCCGCGCTGCGCGTGCTCGCCAAGAACTAcctcggcgtcggcgacgaGGGCTGCGAGGACGCCGATGAGGACCCCGACACCGTGAACACCCTCATGGCCGAGGCCGAGGGCCTGCTCGCCCCCGACGAGGTACAAATCACGCCCGCCGACATCGCCGAGGTGTTCATGGGCTGTGACGGCGCTGGTGCCGCCGCCGGGCTGAGGAAGCTTGTGGGCGAGCTGCACCGGAGGCGGGATGCTGCCGCGGCCACGGCCGTAGTAGCACCGGGTGAGGAGACGCCGGAGTGA